The Haloplanus salinarum genome includes a region encoding these proteins:
- a CDS encoding GIY-YIG nuclease family protein gives MTDADGGTYTLLLELSRDAELEVGALGIHRLPAGAYAYTGSALGSGGFARVDRHRRLAAGESDTRHWHVDYLTGHPATDLITVVTSAGADVECAVAGRLPDGPIDGFGASDCDCRSHLAAAPSLSALTESVRSAHRDATRG, from the coding sequence ATGACCGACGCGGACGGCGGCACCTACACCCTGCTTCTCGAACTGTCCCGTGACGCGGAGCTGGAGGTCGGTGCGCTGGGAATCCACCGCCTCCCCGCCGGCGCCTACGCCTACACCGGCAGCGCTCTCGGGAGCGGGGGGTTCGCCCGCGTGGACCGCCACCGCCGGCTGGCGGCCGGCGAGAGCGACACCCGCCACTGGCACGTGGATTACCTCACCGGCCACCCGGCGACGGATCTGATCACCGTCGTCACGTCGGCGGGCGCGGACGTCGAGTGTGCCGTCGCCGGGCGCTTGCCCGACGGGCCGATCGACGGCTTCGGCGCCTCGGACTGCGACTGCCGGTCCCACCTCGCGGCGGCCCCGTCGCTGTCGGCGTTGACCGAATCCGTCAGGTCGGCACATCGCGACGCGACGAGAGGGTGA
- a CDS encoding DEAD/DEAH box helicase, giving the protein MDDVVDRLRERDGTVADYRVVSGRDPTYADCDLESRLAGALDERGVDRLYRHQVDAVEAVRDGRDVVLATPTASGKSLAYTVPAFERAMAEGERTLYLGPQNALIADQAASLEGLARDLGFGSRVSVATYTGRLSRTEKRDVRDRRPTVLLSNPDMLHYGLLPHGHRLWEWLYSSLSLVVIDEIHGYRGVFGSHVSLVLRRLARLCERFGSDPQFVCCSATIGNPVEHAARLTGREASSFALVDEDTSGRGPRHWLLWNPPEYEGTGGSGRRRSSHVETKRLFADLVAAGHQTLAFTRARQTAERYATESADALHDRGEHGLAGRIEAYQASLRDERRREVEDGLHDGRVAGVWSTSALELGVDVGGLDAVLLDGYPGTRMSTFQRAGRAGRGSDPALVALVAGEDQLDQYLMDHPDTLFDGDPERATVDPGNDHLLPDHVAAAATENWLSREDESHFGDGFPDVVADLEAAGRLERRETDAGVRWTHAGGGSPQQATSLRSVDDREVDLLADGDVIATLGLDDALRDAHPGAIYHHQGQSYEVTDLDLDRDVATLQATWADYYTRVLTEKSVAVERERESTALSARPDTAVHLADVTVTERVTGFERRDAGRGETLGRETLDLPETTLRTTALYFTVPGDVEAEMRALGDFPGGIHAAEHGLISLFPLHLLCDRADVGGLSTPHHPHTGASTVFVYDGYPGGVGLARGGYERIEPLLSRTERLIDGCDCAGGCPACVQSPHCGNANEPLAPAPAVHLLESLTGATD; this is encoded by the coding sequence GTGGACGACGTCGTCGACCGACTGCGGGAGCGGGACGGCACGGTCGCGGACTACCGAGTGGTGTCGGGACGCGACCCGACCTACGCCGACTGCGATCTGGAGTCGCGGCTCGCGGGGGCGCTCGACGAGCGCGGGGTCGACCGCCTGTACCGCCACCAGGTCGACGCCGTCGAGGCCGTCCGCGACGGCCGCGACGTCGTGTTGGCGACGCCGACCGCGAGCGGGAAGAGCCTCGCGTACACGGTGCCGGCGTTCGAGCGGGCGATGGCCGAGGGGGAGCGAACGCTGTATCTCGGCCCACAGAACGCCCTGATCGCGGACCAGGCCGCGAGTCTGGAGGGCCTCGCGAGGGACCTGGGGTTCGGGAGCCGGGTGTCGGTCGCCACCTACACCGGTCGGCTCTCGCGGACCGAGAAGCGCGACGTCCGGGACCGCCGACCGACGGTCCTGCTGTCGAACCCGGACATGCTCCACTACGGCCTGCTCCCGCACGGCCACCGGCTGTGGGAGTGGCTGTATTCGTCGCTCTCGCTCGTCGTGATCGACGAGATCCACGGCTACCGCGGCGTGTTCGGGAGCCACGTCTCGCTCGTGCTCCGACGGCTCGCCCGCCTCTGTGAGCGGTTCGGGAGCGACCCCCAGTTCGTCTGCTGTTCGGCCACCATCGGCAACCCCGTCGAACACGCCGCGCGCCTGACGGGCCGCGAGGCGTCGTCGTTCGCCCTCGTCGACGAGGACACGAGCGGCCGGGGGCCACGGCACTGGCTGCTCTGGAACCCCCCCGAGTACGAGGGCACGGGCGGCTCGGGGCGCCGCCGGTCGAGTCACGTCGAGACGAAGCGGCTGTTCGCCGACCTGGTGGCGGCGGGCCACCAGACGCTCGCCTTCACCCGCGCGCGACAGACCGCCGAACGCTACGCGACCGAGAGCGCCGACGCCCTGCACGACCGGGGCGAACACGGCCTCGCGGGACGGATCGAGGCCTACCAGGCCTCGTTGCGCGACGAGCGCCGCCGCGAGGTCGAGGACGGCCTCCACGACGGCCGAGTGGCGGGCGTCTGGTCGACCAGCGCGCTCGAACTCGGCGTCGACGTGGGCGGACTGGACGCCGTCCTCCTCGACGGCTACCCCGGGACGCGGATGTCGACGTTCCAGCGGGCGGGGCGCGCGGGGCGGGGGTCGGATCCCGCGCTCGTCGCCCTCGTCGCCGGCGAGGACCAGCTCGATCAGTACCTGATGGACCACCCCGACACGCTCTTCGACGGCGATCCGGAGCGGGCGACGGTCGATCCCGGGAACGACCACCTGCTGCCGGACCACGTCGCCGCCGCGGCGACGGAGAACTGGCTGTCCCGGGAGGACGAGTCACACTTCGGCGACGGCTTCCCCGACGTGGTGGCGGACCTGGAGGCCGCCGGGCGACTGGAGCGCCGGGAGACCGACGCGGGCGTCCGCTGGACCCACGCCGGCGGGGGAAGCCCACAGCAGGCGACGAGTCTCCGGAGCGTGGACGACCGCGAGGTGGACCTGCTGGCCGACGGCGACGTGATCGCCACCCTGGGACTCGACGACGCCCTCCGGGACGCCCATCCGGGCGCCATCTACCACCACCAGGGACAGTCCTACGAGGTGACGGACCTCGACCTGGACCGGGACGTCGCGACCCTCCAGGCGACGTGGGCGGACTACTACACTCGGGTGCTGACCGAGAAGTCGGTCGCGGTCGAGCGCGAGCGCGAGTCGACGGCGCTGTCGGCCCGCCCGGACACCGCGGTCCACCTCGCGGACGTGACCGTCACCGAACGGGTGACGGGGTTCGAGCGCCGGGATGCGGGCCGGGGCGAGACGCTCGGCCGCGAGACGCTCGACCTGCCGGAGACGACGCTGCGGACGACGGCGCTGTATTTCACCGTTCCGGGCGACGTGGAGGCGGAGATGCGGGCGCTCGGCGACTTCCCCGGCGGCATCCACGCCGCCGAACACGGCCTCATCTCGCTGTTTCCCCTCCATCTCCTCTGTGACCGGGCGGACGTGGGCGGCCTCTCGACGCCACACCACCCCCACACCGGCGCGAGCACCGTCTTCGTCTACGACGGCTACCCCGGCGGCGTCGGCCTCGCCCGCGGCGGCTACGAGCGGATCGAACCCCTGCTCTCGCGGACCGAACGGCTGATCGACGGCTGTGACTGCGCCGGCGGCTGCCCGGCCTGCGTCCAGTCGCCACACTGCGGGAACGCCAACGAGCCGCTGGCGCCGGCACCCGCGGTCCACCTGCTCGAATCGCTGACCGGGGCGACCGACTAG
- a CDS encoding alpha-1 4-glucan-protein synthase: METDVCVIVPTIREYECVRSYVANAERHGFDTDRLEFVLVTEDFCPAGEMEAMLDDLGVAGEVFDGSRREEWFEAQDVGEYSHLIPAASHAQTSFGLLYLWANDHPYAVFIDDDTRPHETVDFFGTHLDNLTEERTVESVRSDTNWVNVLYHAADEHGLYPRGYPYSAMDETVETGEAELTDVVASQGLWTNVPDLDAVRILMDGDLQGQAETRLTADDFGPDFVAEPGQYLTVCSMNLAFRREVVPAFYQLPMDDNEWSVGRFDDIWSGVFLKRAADLLDKRIVSGDPLCRHDKAPRSTFDDLHNEVAGLELNEHLWELVDDVDPAVESRGAEAYATIFASMADALIEAEADYRNGEFLAHVGEHMHDWLDCLDELQSVERAVPADD, encoded by the coding sequence ATGGAAACGGACGTCTGCGTCATCGTACCGACCATCAGGGAGTACGAATGCGTGCGGTCCTACGTCGCGAACGCCGAGCGTCACGGCTTCGACACCGACCGACTGGAGTTCGTGCTGGTGACCGAGGACTTCTGCCCGGCGGGGGAGATGGAGGCGATGCTCGACGACCTCGGGGTCGCGGGCGAGGTGTTCGACGGGAGCCGGCGCGAGGAGTGGTTCGAGGCCCAGGACGTCGGCGAGTACAGCCACCTGATCCCGGCGGCGAGCCACGCCCAGACGAGTTTCGGCCTGCTGTACCTGTGGGCCAACGACCATCCCTACGCCGTCTTCATCGACGACGACACACGGCCCCACGAGACCGTCGATTTCTTCGGCACCCACCTCGACAACCTGACCGAGGAGCGGACCGTCGAGTCGGTGCGGTCGGACACGAACTGGGTGAACGTGCTGTACCACGCAGCCGACGAACACGGCCTCTACCCCCGTGGCTACCCCTACTCGGCGATGGACGAGACGGTCGAGACTGGCGAGGCCGAACTCACGGACGTCGTCGCCTCGCAGGGCCTGTGGACGAACGTCCCCGACCTCGACGCGGTGCGCATCCTGATGGACGGCGACCTGCAGGGGCAGGCCGAGACGCGCCTCACCGCCGACGACTTCGGCCCGGACTTCGTCGCCGAACCCGGTCAGTATCTCACCGTCTGCTCGATGAACCTCGCCTTCCGCCGCGAGGTCGTTCCCGCGTTCTACCAGTTGCCCATGGACGACAACGAGTGGTCGGTGGGACGGTTCGACGACATCTGGAGCGGCGTGTTCCTCAAACGCGCTGCGGACCTGCTGGACAAACGGATCGTCAGCGGCGACCCGCTCTGTCGCCACGACAAGGCGCCCCGGTCGACGTTCGACGACCTGCACAACGAGGTGGCGGGGCTGGAACTGAACGAACACCTCTGGGAACTGGTCGACGACGTCGACCCGGCCGTCGAGAGTCGGGGCGCCGAGGCGTACGCCACCATCTTCGCCTCGATGGCCGACGCGCTGATCGAGGCGGAGGCCGACTACCGCAACGGCGAGTTCCTCGCACACGTCGGCGAACACATGCACGACTGGCTGGACTGCCTCGACGAACTCCAGTCCGTCGAGCGCGCGGTGCCGGCCGACGACTGA
- a CDS encoding extracellular solute-binding protein: protein MEDDTSRSLRRRRFLATGAAATVGALAGCNGLPGGGGDGGDGGDGTVSLSSFRGSGPLIENRASLSGTRIADLPDLSGELTIYLGGGEGGLYRDLLATFSQIYPDFTARPREGGTAQLANTIIEEGENTPADVFWAVDAGSLGAVDEADMAADLSSDVVESVPEEFHPTDRWVGTAGRARSVPYNTNALSADDIPDTVMDFPETEALTEAMGWAPTYGAFQAFVTAMRLIEGESATREWLQAMLDSGVTEYPDEFLTSNAVADGEIGAGFANHYYALRVRSARSDAPLDLAFTSGDAGALINIAGAAVVQGTEQSDLAENFVRHLLTVEAQEFFATRTFAYPMIPGVPPVGGLPTIDELNPPSIDLQELANVEPTLQLMRDVGVL, encoded by the coding sequence ATGGAAGACGATACTTCGCGATCCCTCCGACGGCGTCGGTTCCTCGCGACTGGCGCGGCCGCGACGGTCGGTGCGCTGGCTGGGTGTAACGGACTGCCTGGCGGAGGTGGCGACGGCGGCGACGGCGGCGACGGAACGGTCAGCCTGAGTTCGTTCCGCGGATCCGGACCGCTCATCGAGAACCGGGCGTCGCTGAGCGGGACCCGGATCGCCGACCTCCCCGACCTCTCGGGGGAGCTCACCATCTACCTCGGTGGCGGCGAGGGAGGGCTGTACCGCGACCTGCTGGCGACGTTCTCGCAGATCTACCCCGACTTCACCGCCCGTCCCCGTGAGGGCGGGACCGCACAGCTCGCCAACACCATCATCGAAGAGGGCGAGAACACCCCCGCCGACGTGTTCTGGGCGGTCGACGCCGGCTCGCTCGGCGCGGTCGACGAAGCGGACATGGCGGCGGACCTCTCGAGCGACGTCGTCGAGTCGGTGCCCGAGGAGTTCCACCCCACGGACCGGTGGGTCGGGACCGCGGGCCGCGCCCGGAGCGTCCCGTACAACACGAACGCGCTCTCGGCCGACGACATCCCGGACACGGTGATGGACTTCCCCGAGACGGAGGCGCTGACGGAGGCGATGGGGTGGGCGCCGACCTACGGGGCGTTCCAGGCGTTCGTCACGGCGATGCGGCTCATCGAGGGCGAGTCCGCGACCCGCGAGTGGCTCCAGGCCATGCTCGACAGCGGCGTCACGGAGTACCCCGACGAGTTCCTGACCTCCAACGCCGTCGCTGACGGCGAGATCGGCGCCGGCTTCGCCAACCACTACTACGCGCTGCGGGTGCGTTCGGCACGCTCGGACGCGCCGCTCGATCTGGCCTTTACCAGCGGCGACGCGGGCGCGCTGATCAACATCGCCGGCGCGGCGGTCGTCCAGGGCACCGAGCAGTCGGACCTCGCCGAGAACTTCGTCCGACACCTCCTCACGGTCGAGGCCCAGGAGTTCTTCGCCACCCGGACGTTCGCCTACCCGATGATCCCCGGCGTGCCGCCGGTCGGCGGCCTCCCCACCATCGACGAGCTGAACCCGCCGTCGATCGACCTCCAGGAACTCGCGAACGTCGAACCGACCCTCCAGCTCATGCGGGACGTGGGCGTGCTCTAG
- a CDS encoding ABC transporter permease, whose protein sequence is MSREDTGVRRAVDWLRDAAVSPTREGSNPLVAGVAVLVAVTVISPLLWLFLRAAAVGPREALSILVTPSTVDVFVNSVALVASVTGLSVALGVPLAVLTVLSDLPFRRFWTVALSLPLVVPSYLGAFAFVSAFGPRGELAELLSPLGVTVPTVYGFEGATLVLGLFVYPYVFLTTRASLLSFDTEQLEAAQTLNHGFRSAFRRVVLPQIAPGMTAGALLVAFYALSDFGTPAIMHFDTFTRVIYVQYNNFGRGTASLLSIQLLAVTALVLFLESRLGDAGGDGYGGGVVGTDSPVASLGWAKVPALAFCALVAALTLVVPVAIFGMWLLRTGPGYASAGIGFQWDFAINSVYVSVLAAAGTVLAALPIAYVSARSDSRLARLLERSTYVGYAVPGIVLALALVFLGANYLPWLYQTLPLLVFAYVVRFLPQAVGSTRSSVMQVDAKLLGAARTLGETPRGAFRRVTLPLIAPGLVAGAALVFLTTMKELPATLILHPTGFTTLVTYIWRVQEAGYYGRAALPALVLVAVSALSMILLLRQEGDDG, encoded by the coding sequence ATGAGTCGCGAGGATACCGGCGTTCGGCGGGCGGTCGACTGGCTCCGTGACGCCGCCGTCTCGCCGACGCGCGAGGGCTCCAACCCGCTCGTCGCGGGCGTGGCCGTCTTGGTCGCGGTGACGGTTATCTCGCCGCTCCTCTGGCTGTTCCTCCGGGCGGCCGCGGTCGGGCCACGGGAGGCGCTGTCGATCCTCGTGACACCATCGACGGTCGACGTGTTCGTCAACAGCGTCGCGCTCGTGGCGTCGGTCACCGGCCTCTCGGTCGCGCTCGGCGTCCCGCTGGCGGTGTTGACGGTGTTGAGCGACCTGCCCTTCCGCCGGTTCTGGACCGTGGCGCTGTCGCTCCCGCTGGTGGTGCCGAGCTACCTCGGCGCGTTCGCGTTCGTCTCGGCGTTCGGCCCGCGGGGCGAACTCGCCGAACTCCTGTCGCCGCTTGGGGTCACGGTGCCGACCGTCTACGGCTTCGAGGGCGCGACCCTCGTCCTCGGCCTGTTCGTCTATCCGTACGTCTTCCTGACGACCCGGGCGTCCCTGCTCTCGTTCGACACCGAGCAGTTGGAGGCGGCCCAGACGCTCAACCACGGCTTCCGATCGGCGTTCCGTCGCGTCGTCCTCCCACAGATCGCTCCGGGGATGACCGCCGGCGCGCTCCTCGTCGCCTTCTACGCGCTGTCGGACTTCGGGACGCCCGCGATCATGCATTTCGACACGTTCACGCGGGTCATCTACGTCCAGTACAACAACTTCGGCCGCGGGACCGCGTCGCTGCTCTCGATCCAGCTGCTGGCGGTGACCGCGCTGGTCCTGTTTCTCGAATCCCGGCTCGGCGACGCCGGCGGCGACGGGTACGGCGGCGGCGTCGTCGGCACGGACTCGCCCGTCGCCTCGCTCGGGTGGGCCAAGGTCCCGGCGCTCGCGTTCTGTGCGCTCGTCGCCGCGCTGACGCTCGTGGTGCCCGTCGCCATCTTCGGCATGTGGCTGTTGCGGACCGGGCCCGGCTACGCGTCCGCCGGCATCGGCTTCCAGTGGGACTTCGCCATCAACTCCGTCTACGTGTCCGTCCTCGCCGCGGCGGGGACGGTGCTCGCGGCGCTCCCCATCGCCTACGTCTCGGCGCGGTCGGACTCGCGGCTCGCACGGCTCCTGGAACGGTCGACGTACGTCGGCTACGCCGTGCCGGGCATCGTCCTCGCGCTCGCGCTGGTGTTCCTCGGGGCGAACTACCTCCCCTGGCTCTACCAGACGCTCCCCCTGCTGGTGTTCGCGTACGTCGTTCGCTTCCTGCCACAGGCGGTCGGGTCCACCCGGTCGTCGGTGATGCAGGTGGACGCGAAACTACTCGGCGCGGCCCGCACCCTCGGGGAGACGCCCCGGGGTGCGTTCCGGCGCGTGACCCTGCCGCTGATCGCCCCTGGACTCGTCGCCGGCGCCGCGCTCGTCTTCCTGACGACGATGAAGGAGCTCCCGGCGACGCTCATCCTGCATCCGACGGGCTTTACAACCCTAGTGACCTACATCTGGCGTGTGCAAGAAGCGGGCTACTACGGACGGGCCGCGCTCCCGGCGCTGGTACTGGTCGCCGTCTCCGCGCTCTCGATGATCCTGCTCTTGCGACAGGAGGGAGACGATGGCTGA
- a CDS encoding ABC transporter ATP-binding protein, giving the protein MAEDTLGMTRRSTTETGDPADAPSMLTLDGVTKRYGPETAVNGIDLTVRDGELLTLLGPSGCGKTTTLRMIAGLAMPTSGQVRVDGEAVAADGDGVPPEQRDVGMVFQEFALFPHLTVAENVGFGLDDWDADERERRVADLLDLVGLSEFADRSPENLSGGQRQRVALARSLAPEPEVLLLDEPFANLDIRLRERMREEVRRIIKETNVTAVSVTHDQEEALSISDRVAVMNDGQIEQVGRPESVFEHPKSRFVADFLGQASFLTGRLAENHIDTGLGTLSADLLQGLSSEYDGARIDVLVRPDDLRATPCDGDRRTGNGTLVGRQYTGPSFVYAVELDTGDVVHCEHNHSTDHELGERVTVDLVADHTLAWYPAE; this is encoded by the coding sequence ATGGCTGAAGATACACTGGGGATGACCCGTCGGTCGACGACGGAGACGGGGGATCCGGCGGACGCACCGTCGATGCTGACGCTCGACGGCGTGACGAAACGCTACGGTCCCGAGACGGCGGTCAACGGCATCGACCTGACGGTCCGCGACGGTGAACTGCTCACGCTCCTCGGGCCGTCGGGGTGTGGCAAGACGACGACGCTCCGCATGATCGCCGGCCTGGCGATGCCGACGAGCGGGCAGGTCCGCGTCGACGGCGAGGCGGTCGCCGCCGACGGCGACGGCGTCCCCCCCGAACAGCGGGACGTGGGCATGGTGTTTCAGGAGTTCGCCCTGTTCCCGCACCTGACCGTGGCCGAGAACGTCGGCTTCGGCCTCGACGACTGGGACGCCGACGAGCGCGAACGCCGAGTGGCCGACCTGCTCGATCTGGTCGGCCTCTCGGAGTTCGCGGACCGCTCGCCCGAGAACCTCTCGGGCGGGCAACGACAGCGCGTCGCGCTCGCCCGGTCGCTCGCGCCCGAACCCGAGGTCCTCCTGCTCGACGAGCCCTTCGCCAACCTCGACATCCGACTCCGCGAGCGCATGCGCGAGGAGGTCCGCCGCATCATCAAGGAGACGAACGTCACCGCCGTCTCCGTCACCCACGACCAGGAGGAGGCGCTCTCCATCTCCGACCGGGTGGCGGTGATGAACGACGGTCAGATCGAGCAGGTGGGCCGACCGGAGTCCGTGTTCGAGCATCCGAAATCCCGGTTCGTCGCGGACTTCCTCGGGCAGGCGAGTTTCCTAACCGGCCGGCTGGCCGAGAACCACATCGACACCGGTCTCGGGACGCTCTCGGCCGACCTGCTCCAGGGGTTGAGCTCCGAGTACGACGGCGCCAGGATCGACGTGCTCGTCCGCCCGGACGACCTGCGGGCGACGCCGTGTGACGGCGACCGCCGGACCGGCAACGGCACGCTCGTCGGTCGCCAGTACACCGGCCCCTCGTTCGTGTACGCCGTCGAACTCGACACGGGCGACGTCGTCCACTGCGAGCACAACCACTCGACCGACCACGAACTCGGCGAACGGGTCACGGTCGACCTCGTCGCCGACCACACGCTGGCGTGGTACCCCGCGGAGTGA
- a CDS encoding ArnT family glycosyltransferase, with protein MVPRGVTDGSGRLTPRTYRLLAAALAVGGGLLVLLVATRLFPYHSLNHDEGVYLQQAAMLLDGRVFLRPPVAEAYRPWFFVETPDGALYSKYAPVPAVMFAVGELLGGYRLALAGIAAANLALTYTLVAGVFDRRRGLLAAVFLLTSPLFLIESSVFLPYAPTTLLNLAFAVAYFHARRTGSPRAAAVAGLAVGMAFFARPYTAVLFATPFIVHALWTLRGLDRAVVARQAATAALGLVGVGVALGYNALTTGDPLVFPYEAFAPRDGLGFGHREILAYSRQYTPELALRVNGRVLAILFGEWVAAGPVGTLLAAVGVAGLLRRLYRDRSADPRRLVLAGLFVSVAVGNVYFWGNLNVLGDLGQANDGLVANLGPYYHFDLLVPTAAFAAHGAVTGGERVRATLAARVPGAARRRRIGVAVAVLCLLAFAVPAATALADPVERNAEVTETYRSAYAPVDGIEDGSLVFLPTPYGDWMNHPFQALRNDPDFDGDVVYALRERQFDVVDAHPGRTLYRYTYRGTWAPTAGQTVRPRIQPVDHVAGERVVLDLRLGVPPGVERVSIRLESEEGQAYYVTNGTPTLATPSLVVGDGRARLRGVTAVDGNATVPVDDRDELRVTAFADYGAGNGFSYRLELPTATEGDRTRALTPYVEVCRRALRCGGEAAYVPETARDGVVVEHDLRATNATVSADRDPALTAASTGS; from the coding sequence GTGGTACCCCGCGGAGTGACCGACGGATCGGGGCGGCTCACCCCCCGAACCTACCGCCTGCTCGCCGCCGCCCTCGCCGTCGGCGGGGGGTTGCTCGTCCTGCTGGTGGCCACGCGCCTGTTTCCGTATCACTCGCTCAACCACGACGAGGGCGTCTACCTCCAGCAGGCGGCGATGCTCCTCGACGGCCGGGTGTTCCTGCGACCGCCCGTCGCGGAGGCCTACCGGCCGTGGTTCTTCGTCGAGACGCCCGACGGGGCGCTGTACTCGAAGTACGCCCCCGTCCCGGCGGTGATGTTCGCCGTCGGCGAACTCCTCGGGGGCTACCGCCTCGCGCTGGCGGGAATCGCGGCGGCCAACCTCGCGCTCACCTACACCCTCGTCGCCGGGGTGTTCGACCGGCGCCGAGGCCTGCTCGCGGCCGTCTTCCTGCTTACCTCTCCGCTTTTCCTGATCGAGTCGTCGGTCTTCCTCCCGTACGCGCCGACGACGCTCCTCAACCTCGCGTTCGCGGTGGCGTACTTCCACGCCCGGCGGACCGGGAGCCCCCGGGCCGCCGCCGTCGCCGGCCTCGCGGTGGGGATGGCCTTCTTCGCCCGCCCCTACACGGCCGTCCTCTTCGCGACGCCCTTCATCGTCCACGCGCTGTGGACGCTTCGCGGCCTGGATCGCGCGGTCGTCGCCCGGCAGGCCGCGACGGCCGCGCTCGGCCTCGTCGGGGTCGGCGTGGCGCTCGGGTACAACGCCCTCACGACCGGCGACCCGCTCGTGTTCCCCTACGAGGCGTTCGCCCCGCGGGACGGCCTCGGCTTCGGCCACCGCGAGATCCTCGCGTACTCGCGGCAGTACACCCCCGAACTGGCCCTCCGGGTCAACGGCCGGGTGCTCGCGATCCTGTTCGGCGAGTGGGTCGCCGCCGGCCCCGTCGGAACGCTTCTGGCGGCCGTCGGCGTCGCCGGCCTCCTCCGGCGCCTGTACCGCGACCGGTCGGCCGACCCGCGGCGACTCGTCCTCGCCGGCCTGTTCGTCTCGGTGGCCGTCGGCAACGTCTACTTCTGGGGGAACCTGAACGTCCTCGGCGACCTCGGGCAGGCGAACGACGGACTGGTGGCGAACCTCGGGCCGTACTACCACTTCGACCTGCTGGTGCCGACGGCGGCCTTCGCCGCCCACGGCGCCGTGACCGGCGGCGAGCGGGTCCGGGCGACGCTCGCGGCGCGGGTCCCCGGCGCCGCGCGGCGACGCCGGATCGGGGTCGCCGTCGCGGTGCTCTGTCTCCTCGCGTTCGCGGTGCCGGCGGCGACGGCGCTCGCCGACCCCGTCGAGCGCAACGCCGAGGTGACCGAGACGTACCGGAGCGCGTACGCCCCTGTGGACGGGATCGAGGACGGATCGCTCGTCTTCCTCCCGACGCCGTACGGCGACTGGATGAACCACCCGTTCCAGGCGCTTCGCAACGATCCCGACTTCGACGGCGACGTCGTGTACGCGCTCCGGGAACGACAGTTCGACGTCGTCGACGCCCACCCCGGGCGGACGCTGTACCGCTACACCTACCGCGGGACGTGGGCGCCGACCGCCGGCCAGACGGTGCGCCCGCGGATCCAGCCCGTCGACCACGTCGCCGGCGAGCGGGTCGTCCTCGACCTGCGACTCGGCGTGCCGCCGGGCGTCGAACGCGTCTCCATCCGCCTCGAATCGGAGGAGGGGCAGGCCTACTACGTCACGAACGGCACGCCGACGCTCGCCACCCCGTCGCTGGTCGTCGGCGACGGCCGCGCCCGCCTCCGCGGCGTGACGGCGGTGGACGGGAACGCGACGGTCCCGGTCGACGACCGCGACGAACTGCGGGTGACGGCCTTCGCCGACTACGGCGCGGGCAACGGGTTCAGCTACCGACTCGAACTGCCGACGGCGACCGAGGGCGACCGGACCCGCGCCCTGACGCCCTACGTCGAGGTCTGCCGGCGGGCGCTGCGGTGTGGCGGCGAGGCGGCATACGTCCCCGAGACGGCGCGCGACGGTGTCGTCGTGGAACACGACCTCCGAGCGACGAACGCCACGGTGTCGGCCGACCGCGACCCCGCGCTCACAGCAGCGTCAACCGGGTCGTGA
- a CDS encoding Vms1/Ankzf1 family peptidyl-tRNA hydrolase, translating to MLDSLLGRAELKARIEELEEEKRHLERRLDAESDRRAEAVTARQEAEERVNRLEDRIADLEGRLDAERDDREVSLAPRGTDDLRGDRLDEVLARLRSLSTESEGALTAMVDPTEPRDDGGNAARRSPDSAASSDHDPATDAVADALGDRAAILDDVAPALVCVDDAGLVSVALAPPLAPDPFVEWGDSFRLDPDWFRPPDGLSVALVRSDLFAVGRYDGGSLVDVETVETDVKGRHSKGGFSQARFERRREEQVADHLDDCRAVLDARDPDRLVLLGERTVLDDLDREAVARAAVDASGDPEAALADAADSFFTTRLTLL from the coding sequence ATGCTCGACTCGTTGCTCGGGCGGGCCGAACTGAAGGCACGCATCGAGGAACTCGAAGAGGAAAAGCGGCACCTCGAGCGTCGGCTCGACGCCGAGAGTGACCGCCGCGCCGAGGCCGTGACCGCCCGTCAGGAGGCCGAGGAGCGGGTCAACCGCCTCGAAGACCGGATCGCCGACCTGGAGGGTCGCCTCGACGCCGAACGCGACGACCGCGAGGTGTCGCTCGCCCCACGCGGCACCGACGACCTGCGGGGCGACCGACTCGACGAGGTGCTCGCCCGCCTCCGGAGCCTCTCGACCGAATCCGAAGGGGCGCTGACCGCGATGGTCGACCCGACCGAGCCCCGCGACGACGGTGGGAACGCGGCGCGACGATCGCCCGACAGCGCGGCGTCCTCCGATCACGATCCCGCTACCGACGCCGTCGCCGACGCCCTCGGCGACCGGGCGGCGATCCTCGACGACGTCGCACCCGCGCTCGTCTGCGTCGACGACGCCGGCCTCGTAAGCGTCGCCCTCGCCCCGCCGCTCGCGCCCGACCCCTTCGTCGAGTGGGGCGATAGCTTCCGTCTCGACCCCGACTGGTTCCGTCCGCCCGACGGGCTCTCCGTCGCGCTGGTGCGCTCGGATCTGTTCGCCGTCGGCCGCTACGACGGCGGGTCGCTCGTCGACGTCGAGACGGTCGAGACGGACGTCAAGGGTCGCCACTCGAAGGGCGGGTTCTCGCAGGCCCGGTTCGAGCGTCGCCGCGAGGAACAGGTCGCCGACCACCTCGACGACTGCCGGGCGGTCCTCGACGCGCGCGATCCGGATCGGCTCGTCCTCCTCGGGGAGCGAACCGTCCTCGACGACCTGGACCGCGAGGCCGTCGCCCGCGCCGCCGTGGACGCGAGCGGCGACCCCGAGGCGGCCCTCGCGGATGCCGCCGACTCCTTTTTCACGACCCGGTTGACGCTGCTGTGA